A single genomic interval of Eleutherodactylus coqui strain aEleCoq1 chromosome 3, aEleCoq1.hap1, whole genome shotgun sequence harbors:
- the TSPAN1 gene encoding tetraspanin-1 isoform X3: MSCFTCIKVLMILFNLAIFLAGGTLLGVGIWVSVDSGSFLKVFGVLPHGVASQLVNVGYFLIAIGLLLLILGFLGCCGAQKESKCLLLTFFSIVLIIFIAEIAGAVVVLVYSPVIESILSSVLVPVLQKDFGRDEQVTRIWNATMTELNCCGVNGYGDFNNSAFVSSNNGHYPRPCCDSGAACTQQTADASHVKGCFRQILDLIKSKAAIVGGVAAGICALELAAMIVSMYLYCRLDKGGSIH; the protein is encoded by the exons ATGAGCTGCTTCACCTGCATCAAGGTGCTCATGATCCTCTTCAACCTGGCCATATTT CTGGCTGGCGGCACGCTGCTGGGCGTTGGCATCTGGGTCAGCGTGGACAGCGGCTCCTTCCTGAAGGTCTTCGGGGTGTTGCCTCATGGCGTGGCCAGTCAGCTCGTCAACGTGGGCTACTTCCTGATCGCCAtcgggctgctgctgctgatccTCGGCTTCCTGGGCTGCTGCGGGGCGCAGAAGGAGAGCAAGTGCCTGCTGCTGACG TTCTTCTCCATCGTCCTCATCATCTTCATCGCGGAGATCGCCGGCGCGGTGGTCGTTCTCGTTTACTCCCCTGTG ATTGAGAGCATCTTGAGTTCTGTTCTGGTTCCGGTTTTGCAGAAAGACTTCGGCCGCGACGAGCAGGTGACGAGGATCTGGAACGCCACGATGACGGAG CTGAACTGTTGTGGCGTGAACGGTTATGGCGACTTCAACAATTCTGCATTTGTGAGCTCCAACAACGGTCATTATCCGCGCCCGTGCTGCGACTCCGGCGCGGCCTGTACCCAGCAGACGGCGGATGCCAGCCATGTGAAG ggctgcttccggCAAATCCTGGACCTGATAAAGTCTAAAGCCGCCATCGTGGGTGGAGTCGCCGCAGGCATCTGCGCGCTGGAG CTGGCGGCCATGATCGTCTCCATGTACCTGTACTGCCGGCTGGACAAGGGGGGCTCCATCCACTGA